In a genomic window of Thermodesulfobacteriota bacterium:
- a CDS encoding response regulator has product MNDMDTGKPIEILLVEDSPGDVRLTREALKESKVRNNLHVAIDGVEAMAFLRREGKYANAPKPDLILLDLNLPKKDGREVLAEIKSDEHLRSIPVVILTTSQAEEDILRTYNLHANCYITKPVNFDRFVEVVRRIENFWLTIVKLPRTG; this is encoded by the coding sequence ATGAATGATATGGATACAGGGAAACCTATTGAGATTTTACTGGTAGAGGACAGCCCGGGCGACGTGCGCCTGACACGGGAAGCCCTCAAGGAATCCAAAGTGCGTAACAACCTTCACGTAGCAATTGATGGTGTAGAGGCCATGGCCTTTTTGCGCAGAGAGGGCAAGTATGCAAACGCACCTAAGCCGGATCTCATCCTGCTGGATTTGAACCTCCCCAAAAAAGACGGTCGCGAGGTTCTTGCCGAAATCAAATCCGATGAGCATCTGAGGTCCATTCCGGTGGTGATTTTGACTACTTCACAGGCAGAAGAAGACATCCTTAGAACTTACAATCTTCATGCGAACTGCTACATTACTAAGCCGGTTAATTTCGACCGCTTCGTCGAGGTTGTGAGGCGTATCGAAAATTTCTGGCTCACTATCGTTAAACTGCCGAGGACTGGATAA
- a CDS encoding diguanylate cyclase, translating into MDQKPIKVLLIEDNPGDVRLIRELLKEIAGTQFELQHADRLSRGLICLTEGAFDVLLLDLGLPDSQGFDTLSVVYAQRPKAPIIVLTGLADEMVGIEAIHRGAQDYLAKGKVNGELLVRTIRYAIKRYVLLRQLEQTTHDLEQTVEELRNANKRIKDQQKSVIEEERLKVLLQMAGATAHELSQPLTGLLAGIELMRLKMDDPEKLAQYMHTIEETGQRISHIVRRIQTIRHDETKPYVGGSSIINLYQDLNILSVEDEDAIFDKVHNSLKDSPHINLSRAGSILEAIPILKNNRFDLVLSNHVLPDGDSLEFLRVLADKGLEVPVVVVTARGNEMIATKVIRAGACDYLPSDSISKGTLSESIYTAMENFRLKREANLALRKMAQMATRDELTGVYNRRFFVEALEREMTRAKRYGTDLVILMIDMDYFKRVNDTYGHIAGDMVLREIGKMLLDSMRQSDLICRYGGEEFAVILPNTDVEKATVVSERFRERVNKHQFEYDSKKLKITVSIGIASFDRSNDKQSPTELVDNADQALYQAKREGRNRIKGPMISIDKGVGKPASIATG; encoded by the coding sequence ATGGACCAGAAACCGATCAAGGTACTTCTCATAGAGGATAATCCCGGTGACGTCAGACTGATACGGGAATTGCTGAAGGAGATAGCGGGTACCCAGTTCGAACTGCAGCATGCTGACCGGCTCTCGAGAGGGCTGATATGCCTTACAGAAGGAGCTTTTGATGTACTACTACTGGACCTCGGACTCCCGGACTCTCAGGGGTTTGATACGCTCTCTGTCGTTTACGCCCAAAGACCTAAGGCCCCTATTATAGTGCTGACCGGCCTCGCCGATGAAATGGTTGGTATCGAGGCGATTCACAGGGGAGCGCAGGACTATCTTGCGAAGGGGAAAGTGAACGGCGAGCTGTTAGTGCGCACTATCCGTTATGCCATTAAGCGATATGTTCTCTTAAGACAATTGGAACAGACGACTCATGATCTTGAACAGACGGTCGAGGAATTAAGAAATGCCAACAAGAGGATCAAAGATCAACAGAAATCCGTTATTGAGGAAGAACGGCTTAAGGTATTGCTCCAGATGGCTGGGGCCACAGCACACGAGCTAAGTCAGCCACTTACAGGTCTATTGGCCGGTATCGAGTTAATGAGGCTGAAGATGGATGACCCTGAAAAGTTGGCTCAATACATGCACACGATCGAAGAGACAGGCCAGCGGATATCTCATATTGTAAGAAGGATTCAAACCATACGCCACGACGAGACGAAACCTTATGTTGGCGGAAGCTCCATTATTAATCTGTACCAGGACTTAAATATCCTTTCAGTGGAAGATGAGGATGCCATTTTTGATAAGGTACATAATAGTCTGAAAGATAGCCCCCATATCAACCTGTCCCGGGCAGGTAGTATCCTAGAGGCAATACCCATACTGAAAAATAACCGGTTTGATCTTGTTCTTTCGAACCATGTGCTCCCGGATGGAGATTCTCTCGAATTTTTGAGGGTTCTGGCTGACAAGGGGCTGGAAGTCCCTGTAGTGGTCGTTACTGCTCGGGGAAACGAGATGATCGCTACCAAGGTGATTCGCGCAGGAGCCTGCGATTACCTCCCAAGTGACAGTATTAGTAAAGGGACCCTTTCTGAAAGCATCTATACCGCCATGGAAAATTTTCGTCTCAAAAGAGAGGCAAATCTGGCTCTCCGGAAAATGGCTCAAATGGCAACCAGGGACGAATTGACCGGAGTGTACAACAGGCGATTTTTTGTCGAGGCACTGGAACGCGAGATGACAAGGGCCAAAAGGTACGGGACCGATCTGGTGATCTTAATGATAGATATGGATTACTTCAAAAGGGTCAATGATACCTATGGTCATATAGCAGGGGATATGGTCCTGCGTGAGATTGGCAAGATGCTCCTAGACAGCATGCGACAAAGCGATCTGATATGTCGTTATGGCGGTGAAGAATTTGCCGTCATTTTGCCCAATACTGATGTGGAAAAGGCAACTGTGGTAAGCGAGAGGTTCAGGGAGAGGGTTAATAAACACCAGTTTGAATATGACTCGAAAAAACTCAAGATAACTGTCAGCATAGGAATCGCTTCATTTGACAGGTCCAACGACAAACAATCTCCTACAGAGTTGGTTGACAATGCCGACCAGGCTCTTTATCAGGCAAAGAGAGAAGGTAGAAACAGGATCAAGGGCCCAATGATCTCAATCGACAAGGGAGTCGGTAAGCCGGCGTCAATTGCGACAGGCTAG